A DNA window from Etheostoma spectabile isolate EspeVRDwgs_2016 chromosome 22, UIUC_Espe_1.0, whole genome shotgun sequence contains the following coding sequences:
- the klhl34 gene encoding kelch-like protein 34, with the protein MDSYSLLYSSSHRTRLLSGFQRLRSQRNMCDVVLEAGGVSFPCHRALLASSSEYFWALFGETTTERLAGSISLPALTPEGLNAILDFLYSGWLNVSPPTLPVVLEAARYLQVETAVSICECFLIDGLNAENCCFYANLAEHHTLLDALKAANQTITMEMGTLLQESRDDLLGLNIQSLMAVLDADEIPGVKEVELIKLALDWLDENGPLPLLKSNLLLSRLRFGLVAPSDLPNVNHGHKAMATPLIRSQLTRALEYHRLGSAQPIRQSKQSTLRASPNRVLLVGGGSSPDWPEQQMLVFDPRSRKFSSLSSTIPLRLRNHCVCSVGGFLFVVGGEEVKEGDEDGKKSVTVATSNQVWRYDPRFVSWEMVESMLERRAQFTCCIVEDAIYAIGGRRTGPDGNITSVASVEFYDMATGAWRRGATMPRPLYGHASAVLETSIYVSGGVPCNQGGSNPVDNQDDHRASSREVLFWDLKGRIWEKRAPMSIARFNHRLATAHGHIYALLGMYEPFCDIERYDTQSDHWTRLRPLLIGSFDYGMVSTSSGNLLVFGGRRWSDGQEVIVKSVLEYDTKNDRWREICQLPRPLTGTECTLLPLPD; encoded by the coding sequence ATGGATAGCTACTCACTCCTCTACAGTTCCTCCCACAGAACCAGGCTTCTCTCCGGCTTCCAGCGTCTGCGCTCTCAGAGAAACATGTGTGATGTCGTCCTAGAGGCCGGCGGTGTATCTTTTCCTTGTCATCGCGCCCTTTTGGCCAGCTCCAGCGAGTATTTTTGGGCTCTGTTTGGAGAGACTACCACAGAGAGATTAGCTGGCTCCATTAGCCTCCCGGCACTAACACCTGAGGGTTTAAACGCCATTCTGGACTTCCTGTATTCCGGCTGGCTTAACGTATCACCGCCTACACTTCCTGTTGTCTTGGAGGCAGCCAGGTACTTGCAGGTCGAGACGGCTGTGTCAATATGCGAGTGCTTTCTGATTGATGGATTAAACGCTGAGAATTGCTGTTTCTATGCTAACCTGGCTGAGCATCACACCCTCTTGGATGCACTTAAAGCTGCCAATCAAACCATCACTATGGAGATGGGGACATTGCTGCAGGAAAGCAGGGATGACCTTCTGGGGCTGAACATCCAATCACTGATGGCGGTGCTCGATGCTGACGAAATACCTGGAGTCAAAGAGGTGGAGCTTATAAAGCTGGCTCTGGATTGGCTGGATGAGAATGGACCCCTCCCTCTGCTGAAATCAAATCTTCTGCTGAGTCGTCTGCGCTTCGGATTGGTCGCCCCTTCTGACCTGCCCAATGTAAACCACGGCCACAAAGCCATGGCCACACCTCTCATCAGAAGTCAGCTGACCCGGGCGTTGGAGTACCACAGGCTTGGTTCTGCTCAGCCAATCAGACAGAGTAAACAGTCCACACTCAGAGCGTCGCCCAATCGTGTGCTACTTGTGGGTGGAGGATCCAGCCCGGATTGGCCGGAACAGCAGATGTTGGTGTTTGATCCCAGAAGTAGGAAGTTTTCATCTCTGAGCTCCACCATCCCGCTGCGACTGAGAAATCACTGTGTATGCTCAGTGGGTGGTTTCCTCTTCGTGGTCGGAGGAGAAGAAGTGAAAGAGGGAGACGAGGATGGGAAAAAGTCAGTCACCGTGGCGACATCCAACCAGGTGTGGCGCTACGATCCACGCTTCGTCAGCTGGGAGATGGTGGAGTCAATGCTGGAGAGGCGGGCACAGTTCACCTGCTGCATCGTGGAGGATGCCATTTACGCCATCGGGGGACGACGCACTGGACCAGATGGCAACATAACCTCTGTAGCTTCTGTTGAGTTTTACGACATGGCCACAGGAGCTTGGAGGAGAGGAGCAACGATGCCTCGCCCCCTTTATGGCCATGCTTCTGCTGTGCTTGAGACCAGCATCTACGTGTCAGGTGGTGTCCCGTGCAACCAGGGCGGCAGTAACCCTGTTGATAACCAGGATGACCACAGAGCGAGCAGCAGAGAAGTCTTGTTCTGGGACCTCAAAGGCAGAATCTGGGAGAAGCGAGCACCCATGTCCATCGCCAGGTTCAACCATCGCCTGGCAACCGCCCACGGCCACATCTACGCCCTGTTGGGAATGTACGAGCCCTTCTGCGATATTGAACGTTACGATACGCAGTCAGACCACTGGACCCGCCTTCGACCGCTTCTCATTGGCTCCTTCGACTACGGGATGGTGTCAACGTCGTCTGGGAATCTGCTGGTGTTTGGAGGGAGGAGATGGAGCGACGGACAGGAGGTGATAGTGAAGAGTGTGTTGGAGTACGATACAAAGAACGATCGCTGGAGAGAGATCTGCCAGCTCCCTAGACCTCTCACTGGGACTGAGTGCACACTGCTGCCTCTACCAGACTGA